One window from the genome of Rhodopseudomonas sp. P2A-2r encodes:
- a CDS encoding ABC transporter substrate-binding protein: protein MLCPNRRSILSLGAGAAGAFILPRISIAQADNRPSITIAVQKVANSNTLDVLREQSNVGERVFYSSLWEALIGKDWRSDLRMTPGLATEWRRVDDQTVELKLRQGVKFHNGDEMTAEDVVFSFSRERMFANTEAKNRSTIRATEQIPTPRPGKELPGDLPAVARRIWPDLVRVEAVDKYTVRFVNATPDVTLEGRLSRSGSDIMSRRGWEEAASYLDWARKPITTGPYMVAEYRPDVSLTLVAHDEYWGGRPPIKQIRFVEVPEVSSRVNGLVSGQYQFACDIPPDQIAGIEKNAGFEVQGGTIANHRLTVFDKNHAQLANPLVRRAFTHAIDRQAIVDSLWAGRTRVPHGLQWEFYGDMFHADWTVPEYNPKLAQDLLKQANYKGDPIPYRLLNNYYTNQVPTSQVLVEMWKAVGLNVQIETKENWTQIMERTPTRAVRDWSNSAPFNDPVSSIVAQHGPNGQQQQIGEYANVEANALCEVLETSTDRPKRRLAFRRMLEILEREDPAYTVLHQNATFTAKPKSIKWKASPAFAMDFRPGNFGS from the coding sequence ATGCTTTGTCCCAATCGCCGTTCGATTCTCAGCCTTGGCGCCGGCGCCGCCGGTGCGTTCATTCTGCCGCGGATTTCGATTGCGCAGGCCGATAACCGCCCGTCGATCACCATCGCGGTGCAGAAGGTGGCAAACTCCAACACACTCGACGTGTTGCGCGAGCAGTCCAATGTCGGCGAGCGGGTGTTCTACTCCTCGCTGTGGGAAGCCCTGATCGGCAAGGATTGGCGAAGCGATCTGCGCATGACGCCGGGCCTTGCCACCGAATGGCGCCGGGTCGACGATCAGACCGTCGAGTTGAAACTGCGCCAGGGCGTCAAGTTCCACAACGGCGACGAGATGACCGCCGAGGACGTGGTGTTCTCGTTCAGCCGCGAGCGCATGTTCGCCAACACCGAAGCCAAGAACCGCAGCACCATCCGCGCCACCGAGCAGATCCCGACGCCGCGCCCGGGCAAGGAACTGCCGGGCGATCTTCCGGCAGTGGCGCGCCGCATCTGGCCCGACCTGGTGCGCGTCGAGGCGGTGGACAAATACACCGTGCGCTTCGTCAACGCCACGCCCGACGTCACGCTGGAAGGCCGGCTGTCGCGGTCCGGATCCGACATCATGAGCCGTCGTGGCTGGGAAGAGGCCGCGAGCTATCTCGACTGGGCGCGCAAGCCGATCACCACCGGGCCGTACATGGTGGCGGAGTACAGACCCGACGTATCGCTGACGCTGGTGGCGCATGACGAATATTGGGGCGGTCGCCCGCCGATCAAGCAGATCCGCTTCGTCGAGGTGCCGGAAGTGTCGAGCCGGGTCAACGGCCTGGTGTCCGGCCAGTACCAGTTCGCCTGCGATATCCCGCCGGACCAGATTGCCGGCATCGAAAAGAACGCCGGCTTCGAAGTGCAGGGCGGCACCATCGCCAATCACCGCCTCACGGTGTTCGACAAGAACCATGCGCAGCTGGCCAACCCGCTGGTACGCCGCGCCTTCACCCATGCCATCGACCGCCAGGCCATCGTCGACAGCCTGTGGGCCGGCCGCACCCGCGTGCCGCACGGGCTGCAGTGGGAGTTCTACGGCGACATGTTCCATGCCGACTGGACCGTGCCGGAATACAACCCGAAGCTGGCGCAGGATCTGCTGAAGCAGGCCAACTACAAGGGCGATCCGATCCCGTACCGGCTGCTCAACAACTACTACACCAACCAGGTGCCGACCTCGCAGGTGCTGGTGGAGATGTGGAAGGCCGTCGGCCTCAACGTCCAGATCGAGACCAAGGAAAACTGGACCCAGATCATGGAGCGGACGCCGACCCGCGCCGTGCGCGACTGGTCGAATTCGGCGCCGTTCAACGATCCGGTGTCGTCGATCGTGGCCCAGCATGGTCCGAACGGACAGCAGCAGCAGATCGGCGAATACGCCAACGTCGAAGCCAATGCGCTGTGCGAAGTGCTGGAGACCTCGACGGATCGTCCGAAGCGCCGCCTTGCCTTCCGCCGCATGCTCGAAATCCTCGAACGCGAGGACCCCGCCTATACGGTGCTGCACCAGAACGCGACGTTCACCGCAAAGCCGAAATCCATCAAATGGAAAGCCTCTCCGGCCTTTGCGATGGATTTCCGTCCCGGCAATTTCGGGAGCTGA
- a CDS encoding ABC transporter ATP-binding protein translates to MQPLIAIDALTVAFKGVKVLDGVSLEVRRGEAIGLVGESGSGKSVTWLAALGLLPNTATVSGSVKLEGAELLGASPGALDKIRGGKVAMIFQDPASALNPVLNIRRQISESLALHGGLSGTAIHAEAKRLLDLVGIPDAERRLSAYPHEFSGGQSQRIMIAMALAGNPDLLIADEPTTALDATIQAQILELIWRVRRETGMAIVLISHDLGVVAENCDRVAVMYAGRIVEEAPAAELFDDPRHPYAAGLVGSLPTMDGPRRRLTAIAGTVPDPKAMPTGCAFAPRCDFAGGPCQIPPRLRAIADNRRIACVIDRAAPAHRYVQAAE, encoded by the coding sequence ATGCAGCCGCTGATCGCGATCGACGCGCTGACCGTCGCCTTCAAGGGCGTGAAGGTGCTGGACGGCGTCAGCCTTGAAGTGCGTCGCGGCGAGGCCATTGGCCTCGTCGGCGAGTCCGGCTCCGGCAAGTCGGTGACCTGGCTGGCGGCGCTCGGCCTGCTGCCGAACACTGCCACCGTGAGCGGCAGCGTCAAACTGGAAGGCGCCGAACTTCTCGGCGCATCGCCGGGCGCCCTGGACAAGATCCGCGGCGGCAAGGTCGCCATGATCTTTCAGGATCCAGCCAGCGCGCTGAACCCGGTGCTCAACATCCGCCGGCAGATCAGCGAAAGTCTCGCTTTGCATGGCGGGTTGTCGGGAACTGCGATCCACGCCGAAGCGAAACGCCTGCTCGATCTGGTGGGCATCCCCGACGCCGAGCGCCGGCTGTCGGCCTATCCGCACGAATTCTCCGGCGGCCAGAGCCAGCGCATCATGATCGCCATGGCGCTGGCAGGGAATCCCGACCTGCTGATCGCCGACGAGCCGACCACAGCGCTCGACGCGACGATCCAGGCGCAGATTCTCGAACTGATCTGGCGCGTGCGCCGCGAGACCGGCATGGCCATCGTGCTGATCAGCCACGATCTCGGCGTGGTCGCGGAAAACTGCGACCGCGTCGCGGTGATGTATGCCGGCCGCATTGTCGAGGAAGCGCCGGCGGCGGAGCTGTTCGACGATCCCCGCCATCCTTATGCCGCCGGACTGGTCGGATCGCTACCGACCATGGACGGCCCGCGGCGCCGGCTGACGGCCATCGCCGGCACCGTGCCGGACCCGAAAGCCATGCCGACCGGCTGCGCCTTTGCGCCGCGTTGCGACTTCGCGGGCGGGCCATGCCAGATCCCGCCGCGACTGCGCGCCATCGCCGACAACCGGCGGATCGCCTGCGTCATCGACCGTGCGGCCCCGGCGCATCGTTACGTCCAGGCGGCGGAATGA
- a CDS encoding ABC transporter ATP-binding protein, with product MTTPLLSVDGLVRSYRMKAGMFGHAREVRAVDGVSFAIPRGKTLGLVGESGSGKSTTGRLVLGLENPDAGAVGFDGAPLAALDSTAWRASRARMQMIFQNPLGALDRLLPIATQLREPLDIHRIGDAASRAARVADLMRRVGLSRDIGQRYPHELSGGQRQRAVLARALTTKPDFLVCDEPVSALDVSIQAQVVNLLTDLQAELNLTMLFISHDLRVVRQISERVAVMYLGRVVELGDADDLFASPQHPYTRALVSASPTPGRRKAERIVLTGEPPNPAAKPAGCGFHPRCPIAFARCRVEAPDLAEVAPGRSVACHQVGSGSSARAGALH from the coding sequence ATGACCACGCCGCTGCTGAGCGTTGACGGGCTGGTGCGCAGCTATCGGATGAAAGCCGGCATGTTCGGACATGCGCGTGAGGTTCGTGCGGTCGACGGGGTGAGCTTTGCGATTCCCCGCGGCAAGACCCTCGGCCTGGTCGGTGAATCCGGTTCGGGCAAATCGACCACCGGCCGGCTGGTGCTCGGTCTGGAAAACCCCGATGCGGGAGCGGTCGGTTTTGACGGCGCGCCGCTGGCGGCCTTGGACAGCACGGCCTGGCGGGCGTCGCGTGCGCGCATGCAGATGATCTTCCAGAATCCGCTCGGTGCCCTCGACCGATTGCTGCCGATTGCCACCCAATTGCGCGAGCCGCTGGACATCCACCGCATCGGCGACGCGGCATCGCGCGCCGCGCGGGTGGCGGATCTGATGCGCAGGGTGGGGCTGTCGCGAGACATCGGACAGCGCTATCCGCATGAACTGTCGGGTGGTCAGCGCCAGCGTGCGGTGCTGGCGCGGGCGCTGACGACCAAGCCGGATTTCCTGGTCTGCGATGAGCCGGTCAGCGCGCTCGACGTCTCGATTCAGGCCCAGGTGGTCAATCTGCTGACCGATCTGCAGGCCGAGTTGAATTTGACCATGCTGTTCATCAGCCACGATTTGCGGGTGGTGCGTCAGATCAGCGAACGCGTCGCGGTGATGTATCTCGGGCGCGTGGTCGAACTCGGCGACGCCGACGATCTGTTCGCCTCGCCGCAGCACCCGTACACGCGCGCGCTGGTGTCGGCCTCGCCGACACCAGGCCGGCGCAAGGCCGAGCGCATCGTGCTGACCGGCGAGCCGCCGAATCCCGCGGCGAAACCTGCGGGCTGTGGCTTCCATCCGCGATGCCCCATCGCGTTCGCGCGCTGTCGCGTCGAGGCGCCTGACCTCGCCGAAGTCGCGCCTGGCCGCAGCGTGGCCTGCCATCAGGTCGGATCGGGTTCTTCCGCGCGCGCCGGAGCGTTGCACTGA
- a CDS encoding ABC transporter permease — translation MARYFAIRLLRALITIVLVVTFVFVVLRMSGDPALIILGPEAPPEVIAAFRKAWGLDDPIWIQYVNYFGAIAKGELGRSMRDGRSAIELVLERIPATLALTIPALLIKLAIGIPAGIFAALNRGSWIDRVVMIGAVVGFTVPSFVLGLVLVLIFAVQLGWLPSGGQETWRHAILPIATLGIGGAAVLARFTRSAMLEVLGHSYIRTASAKGLSWRTVVLSHALPNAAIPTVTIVGFMVGSLIAGAVVVESVFSWPGVGRLLVVAVANRDLAIVQCILLLVAATMVTSNMIVDFLYGFLDPRLRSPQAAGAH, via the coding sequence ATGGCACGCTATTTCGCGATCCGCTTGTTGCGGGCCCTGATCACCATCGTGCTCGTCGTCACCTTCGTGTTCGTCGTGCTGCGGATGTCCGGTGACCCGGCGCTGATCATCCTGGGCCCGGAGGCGCCGCCCGAAGTGATCGCCGCGTTCCGCAAGGCGTGGGGATTGGACGATCCGATCTGGATTCAATACGTCAACTACTTCGGCGCCATCGCCAAGGGCGAGTTGGGCCGCTCGATGCGCGACGGCCGTTCGGCGATCGAACTGGTGCTGGAACGGATTCCGGCCACGCTGGCGCTGACGATCCCGGCATTGCTGATCAAGCTCGCGATCGGCATTCCCGCGGGAATTTTCGCGGCGCTCAATCGCGGCAGCTGGATCGATCGCGTGGTGATGATCGGTGCCGTAGTCGGCTTTACCGTGCCGAGCTTCGTGCTCGGCCTGGTGCTGGTGCTGATCTTTGCCGTCCAGCTCGGCTGGCTGCCGTCGGGCGGGCAGGAGACCTGGCGCCACGCCATTCTGCCGATCGCGACGCTCGGGATCGGCGGCGCGGCGGTGCTGGCGCGCTTCACCCGCAGCGCCATGCTCGAAGTGCTCGGCCATTCCTATATCCGTACCGCGTCGGCCAAGGGCCTGTCGTGGCGGACCGTCGTGTTGTCGCATGCGCTGCCCAACGCCGCGATTCCGACGGTGACAATTGTCGGCTTCATGGTCGGCAGCCTGATCGCCGGCGCCGTCGTCGTCGAGAGCGTGTTTTCATGGCCCGGGGTAGGGCGGCTGCTCGTCGTCGCGGTGGCCAACCGCGATCTCGCGATCGTGCAATGCATCCTGCTGCTGGTCGCCGCCACCATGGTGACGTCCAACATGATCGTGGATTTCCTCTACGGCTTCCTCGATCCACGCCTGCGCAGCCCGCAGGCGGCCGGAGCGCATTGA
- a CDS encoding ABC transporter permease — translation MADLSLPEERTAKPTLTWPKIPAAVVIAIVWLVAMLTIGLLADTLAPYGMTKMDLRNRLAPPGHALHWLGTDELGRDVLSRLMFSIRISLLIAFGATAISAVVGTLLGFLAAHFRGFVEQAVLMLADFQASMPFLILALAVLAFFGTSLPLLIGLMGCYGWERYARIARGLAISANKQGYAAAVRQLGATPSRIYLRHILPNIVSTLIVSMTLVFPEVILLESGLSFLGLGVQPPMTSLGNMVGYGRDYVGSAPWIMLAPAVTITLTTLAVSLIGDWLRDRLDPTLDD, via the coding sequence ATGGCGGATCTGTCACTTCCCGAGGAACGCACCGCAAAGCCAACGTTGACATGGCCGAAAATCCCGGCTGCCGTCGTGATCGCCATTGTCTGGCTGGTCGCCATGCTGACCATCGGGCTGCTGGCCGATACGCTGGCGCCCTATGGCATGACCAAGATGGACCTGCGCAACCGTCTGGCGCCGCCCGGCCATGCGCTGCATTGGCTGGGCACCGACGAACTTGGCCGCGATGTGCTGTCGCGCCTGATGTTTTCGATCCGCATCTCCCTGCTGATCGCCTTCGGTGCGACGGCCATCTCCGCGGTGGTCGGCACGCTGCTGGGATTCCTCGCCGCGCATTTTCGCGGGTTCGTGGAGCAGGCGGTGCTGATGCTGGCCGACTTTCAGGCCAGCATGCCGTTTCTGATTCTGGCGCTGGCGGTGCTGGCGTTCTTCGGCACCTCGCTGCCGCTGCTGATCGGGCTGATGGGCTGCTACGGCTGGGAACGTTACGCGCGCATCGCCCGCGGGCTGGCGATCTCGGCGAACAAGCAGGGCTATGCCGCCGCGGTCCGGCAGCTCGGCGCCACGCCGTCGCGGATCTATCTGCGCCATATCCTGCCCAACATCGTCTCGACGCTGATCGTCTCCATGACCCTGGTGTTTCCTGAAGTCATCCTGCTGGAATCCGGCCTGTCCTTCCTCGGCCTCGGCGTGCAGCCGCCGATGACCAGCCTCGGCAACATGGTCGGCTACGGCCGCGACTATGTCGGCAGCGCGCCGTGGATCATGCTGGCGCCGGCGGTGACGATCACGCTGACCACGCTGGCGGTGTCGCTGATCGGCGACTGGCTGCGCGACCGCCTCGATCCCACCCTCGACGACTAA
- a CDS encoding alkaline phosphatase family protein, producing the protein MSHPIVVTVICDGNRPDFVSEETTPHMARLRKAGTWFADHRGIFPSATRASSASIATGCWPVSHGLRGNMVGLPVAGGHELHDAGRPEFFDTYRNHFGRLLLRPSLSARVAELHGALLCSNVSPGAAWFHDADAHAELYHRELSYRPGRVPLLPPIDAPAGAVGDAVLTEKFISILLERPPSVATLWLSEPDKTMHAFPLGSPQHLAALRAVDNHVGAVAEAVARLRDRGHDVLLMVGSDHGHESVTEVVPVERRLFEAGFKTELESPDLVVACQGSSAFIHFGDDALNRRDEVADWLGQQSWAGRIIRGEDLAALGQIPAADVLAVDMAKSPGSNCNGIPGLTVMAVRFSEDEDAVRRDCGMHGGLGRYETNPTLMIVGNGFAAGQVVTTESRIIDLAPTALHHLGLPQDGLDGIALDGGNFG; encoded by the coding sequence ATGTCACACCCCATCGTCGTCACCGTCATCTGTGACGGAAACCGTCCGGACTTCGTGTCGGAAGAAACGACGCCGCACATGGCGCGGCTGCGCAAGGCCGGTACCTGGTTCGCTGACCATCGCGGCATCTTTCCGTCGGCGACGCGGGCGTCGTCAGCCTCCATTGCCACCGGCTGCTGGCCGGTCTCGCATGGGCTGCGGGGCAACATGGTGGGATTGCCCGTCGCCGGCGGTCATGAGCTGCACGACGCCGGCAGACCAGAATTCTTCGACACCTATCGCAATCATTTTGGCCGGCTGCTGCTGCGCCCGTCGCTGTCGGCGCGGGTTGCGGAGCTGCACGGCGCGTTGCTGTGCTCCAACGTCTCGCCGGGCGCGGCCTGGTTTCACGACGCCGATGCCCACGCCGAATTGTATCACCGCGAGCTGAGCTATCGCCCGGGCAGGGTGCCGCTGCTGCCGCCGATCGACGCACCCGCAGGTGCTGTCGGCGACGCCGTTCTCACAGAAAAATTCATCTCCATCCTGCTGGAGCGTCCGCCCTCGGTGGCGACCCTGTGGCTGTCCGAACCCGACAAGACCATGCACGCCTTTCCGCTCGGCTCGCCGCAGCACCTCGCGGCGTTGCGCGCGGTCGACAACCACGTTGGTGCTGTCGCCGAAGCCGTCGCGCGGCTCAGGGATCGCGGCCATGACGTGCTGCTGATGGTCGGCTCCGACCATGGCCATGAATCCGTCACCGAGGTCGTGCCGGTGGAACGGCGCCTGTTCGAGGCGGGTTTCAAGACCGAACTGGAGAGTCCGGACCTCGTCGTGGCCTGCCAGGGATCCTCGGCCTTCATTCACTTCGGCGACGACGCCCTCAACCGGCGGGACGAGGTCGCCGACTGGCTCGGCCAGCAATCCTGGGCAGGGCGCATCATCCGCGGCGAGGACCTTGCGGCACTCGGCCAGATCCCGGCCGCCGACGTGCTCGCCGTCGACATGGCAAAATCGCCGGGCAGCAATTGCAACGGCATTCCCGGCCTCACCGTCATGGCGGTGCGCTTCTCCGAGGACGAGGACGCCGTGCGCCGCGACTGCGGCATGCATGGCGGGCTCGGCCGCTACGAGACCAATCCCACGCTCATGATCGTCGGCAACGGCTTTGCCGCGGGGCAGGTGGTGACGACGGAAAGCCGCATCATCGACCTCGCGCCCACCGCCTTGCACCATCTCGGCCTGCCGCAAGACGGCCTCGACGGCATTGCGCTCGATGGTGGCAACTTCGGTTGA